From Erigeron canadensis isolate Cc75 chromosome 8, C_canadensis_v1, whole genome shotgun sequence, one genomic window encodes:
- the LOC122579591 gene encoding disease resistance protein Roq1-like gives MAKVATGALAVTPVVARLSTILLIVVIVLSCTSIMMASSSSSSSLSSRAWKYDVFLSFRGEDTRKNFVDHLYSSLEQHGGIHTYKDDVTLQRGDSIGPSLFNAIQDSQIALIVFSRNYAESSWCLDELAYIMKCKEKRGQIVIPIFYDVNPSNVRKQNGQFGKAFNKNYKSVNETWRKALFDASNIAGWELKHIANGHEAVGIKIIIGAVLDRLLYVNSNVDENLVGMGLRFNYIESKLKIGLHGVRMIGIWGVGGGGKTTLAFFVYMKIRDLFQGHCFIENIRENSAKYGLQKQQEKVLSEVLKKDLTVGSVLEGRFKIRSMLSRRKVLIVLDDVDDLEQLEALAGSNDWFGEGSRIIVTTRDEHLLTTHRVDEVCRVSLLSVDEAIRLFKRHAYQENNPVQDYEKLSLHVISYVNGLPLALKIIGSSLYGKDKNEWISTLDKLREIPNRKVTDQLKISYDGLEHDEKQIFLNIACFLRRCNKENVMSILDACGFHPHIGIKVLIQKALIRISSEGFLDMHDLVQEMGHHIVIGQHLSKPEKVNRVWRSQVIEAIQYQNDPLEIEVALRYDNAPTKIFPTLISNIKILRFLEVITWHVDSYNDDLNFISNELKLLPDSFQPGRLLVLHFGFTLQIELWKGDKEPCLQEIRPSYAPALEIFKEKFAGSLVKRPDCTGLPYLQRMVLLYCVRRSRGDPSSTVYVYLGHCETYKVRNDKQVSNLEVEMSSW, from the exons ATGGCAAAAGTTGCAACTGGGGCTCTCGCTGTTACGCCAGTTGTGGCTAGACTTTCAACAATATTATTGATCGTTGTGATTGTGCTTTCATGCACATCCATTATGATggcctcttcatcatcatcatcatctttgtcTTCGAGGGCATGGAAATATGATGTGTTTCTTAGCTTCAGAGGGGAGGATACTCGCAAAAATTTTGTAGATCATCTCTACTCTAGTCTTGAACAACATGGAGGAATACACACTTACAAGGACGATGTAACACTTCAAAGGGGCGATTCCATCGGCCCATCCTTGTTCAATGCTATCCAAGACTCGCAAATTGCCCTTATCGTGTTCTCGAGAAACTATGCCGAGTCTTCTTGGTGTTTGGACGAACTTGCATACATTATGAAATGCAAGGAGAAGAGAGGCCAAATCGTTATCCCCATATTTTATGATGTGAATCCCTCTAATGTTAGAAAACAAAATGGGCAATTTGGCAAAGcttttaacaaaaattacaaGTCAGTTAATGAAACATGGAGAAAAGCACTCTTTGATGCAAGTAATATTGCTGGATGGGAACTCAAACACATTGCCAACGG GCATGAAGCAGTTggcataaaaataattattggtGCTGTTCTAGATAGATTGTTATATGTGAATTCAAATGTTGATGAAAACCTTGTTGGAATGGGGCTACGCTTTAACTATATtgaatcaaaattgaaaattgggTTACATGGTGTGCGAATGATCGGGATATGGGGAGTTGGGGGTGGTGGAAAGACCACTCTTGCCTTTTTCGTTTATATGAAAATCCGTGACCTTTTTCAAGGTCATTGCTTCATTGAGAATATTCGGGAAAATTCAGCGAAATATGGCTTACAAAAGCAGCAGGAAAAGGTTCTGTCagaagttttgaaaaaagaCTTGACGGTTGGGAGTGTTTTAGAAGGAAGATTCAAGATTAGAAGTATGTTATCTCGTAGGAAGGTGTTGATTGTTCTTGACGATGTTGATGACCTTGAGCAATTGGAGGCATTAGCAGGATCAAATGATTGGTTTGGTGAGGGGAGCAGAATAATAGTCACAACTAGAGATGAGCATTTACTAACAACTCACAGGGTAGACGAGGTGTGTCGTGTCAGTTTATTATCAGTTGACGAAGCTATTCGGCTCTTTAAAAGACATGCATACCAAGAGAATAACCCTGTACAAGATTATGAAAAACTTTCTCTTCATGTGATTTCTTATGTTAATGGGCTCCCTTTAGCACTTAAGATTATAGGTTCTTCTCTCTATGGCAAAGACAAGAATGAGTGGATTAGTACCTTGGATAAGTTAAGAGAAATACCGAATCGTAAGGTCACAGATCAACTTAAAATAAGTTATGATGGTCTTGAGCATGATGAGAAacaaattttcttaaatattGCATGTTTCTTAAGAAGGTGCAACAAAGAAAATGTGATGAGTATACTCGACGCTTGCGGGTTTCACCCTCACATTGGGATAAAGGTTTTGATACAGAAGGCATTGATACGTATTTCTTCAGAGGGATTTCTTGATATGCACGATCTGGTTCAAGAAATGGGACACCACATTGTTATAGGACAACATCTCAGCAAACCTGAAAAAGTTAACAGAGTTTGGCGATCTCAAGTGATTGAAGCCATCCAATATCAAAATGATCCTTTGGAAATTGAAGTAGCCCTCAGATATGATAATGCTCCAACAAAGATATTCCCTACCCTTATTTCAAACATTAAGATACTGCGATTCCTTGAAGTGATTACTTGGCATGTGGACAGCTATAATGATGATCTTAATTTCATTTCAAATGAGTTAAAGCTTCTTCCTGACTCGTTTCAACCTGGGAGGCTACTTGTTCTACATTTCGGTTTCACCTTGCAAATAGAACTTTGGAAGGGTGATAAG GAACCATGTTTGCAAGAGATCCGTCCCTCATATGCCCCAGCGCTAGagatatttaaagaaaaatttgcGGGATCACTAGTAAAGAGACCTGATTGTACAGGACTCCCATATCTTCAACGAATGGTACTCCTATACTGCGTTCGTAGATCACGTGGAGACCCTTCAAGTACCGTGTACGTATATTTAGGTCATTGTGAAACTTACAAAGTTCGCAATGACAAACAAGTGTCTAATTTAGAAGTAGAAATGTCATCTTGGTAA
- the LOC122610417 gene encoding uncharacterized protein LOC122610417, translating into MESFSMLCDVARDYEIEQSRVDENDLKRKYEGDNSRNKKFRQDGASGSNVIRRNAPFCKTCKRNHHGPYREKACFNCGKTGHMSRDCKARPRKPVYCFKCFEEGHMRSSCPKLTEAERLEEKRKEAERKNALAHGNQRGRSFQLSVEQAKNTDDVITGTFLMYNVPMRILFDSGANRSFVATRMIHVIPISKSSLDSVLQVEVGNGRTEINSLSTCNAKISCDEKAIYLKTSKGEDLVVCGDRSGRPISVCTFARAQRYLSHGCHAYLAHIVDVEKKPLPIEDIPIVRDFFDVFPDDLPGIPPERQVEFSIDLVPGATPIAKAPY; encoded by the exons ATGGAGTCCTTCTCCATGTTGTGTGATGTGGCTCGAGATTATGAGATAGAGCAATCGAGGGTTGATGAGAATGACTTGAAGAGGAAGTATGAGGGAGACAACTCTCGAAACAAGAAGTTTCGACAAGATGGTGCTTCCGGTAGTAATGTCATTAGAAGAAATGCTCCCTTTTGCAAAACTTGTAAAAGGAATCATCATGGGCCGTATAGGGAGAAGGCTTGTTTCAATTGTGGGAAGACGGGTCACATGAGTCGAGATTGTAAGGCAAGGCCCCGAAAGCCCGTATACTGTTTCAAATGCTTCGAGGAAGGTCACATGAGAAGTTCGTGCCCCAAGTTGACTGAGGCGGAGAGACTTGAAGAAAAGAGGAAAGAGGCGGAGAGGAAAAATGCATTGGCTCACGGAAACCAAAGGGGGAGATCGTTCCAACTCTCCGTAGAACAAGCCAAGAATACAGACGATGTTATCACAGGTACATTTCTTATGTATAATGTACCTATGCGAATTCTTTTTGATTCCGGAGCAAATAGATCATTTGTTGCCACTAGGATGATTCATGTCATTCCCATATCTAAGTCAAGTTTAGATAGTGTATTACAAGTTGAAGTTGGGAATGGTAGGACGGAGATA AATTCGTTAAGCACTTGCAATGCCAAAATTTCATGTGACGAAAAGGCGATTTATTTGAAGACTTCTAAGGGAGAGGACTTGGTGGTATGTGGAGATAGAAGTGGGCGTCCTATATCCGTTTGCACTTTTGCTCGTGCCCAACGATATTTGTCACATGGATGTCATGCTTACCTTGCTCACATCGTTGATGTTGAGAAGAAACCCTTGCCTATTGAAGATATTCCTATAGTTCGCGATTTTTTCGATGTTTTTCCCGACGACTTGCCGGGTATTCCTCCCGAACGGCAAGTTGAGTTTTCTATTGATCTTGTTCCGGGGGCtacccccattgctaaagctcCCTATTGA